GGGCCTCAACGAGGCGGTCAACTACAGTTTTGTGGGCCACAAAGATCTGGACCGCCTGAACCTGCCGCGCGAGGGGCGCATTTCCATCATGAATCCCCTTTCGGCAGAACAGGATGCCTTGCGCACGGCTCTGGCGCCGGGCCTGCTCAACACCCTGCGCAACAACCTGGCCCAGGGGGCCGCTGGCCTGCGGTTGTTTGAACTGGCCACAGTCTTTGCGGCGGATGCGGCAGCGGAAACCACGGCCCGTGAAACGGGCGTGCTGGGCCTGCTGCTCTACGGCGCGCGTTACGACGCGGCCTGGCCCCAGCCTGAAGGCGACCTGGATTATACGGACCTCAAGGGTGTGGTGGAGCATTTGCTGCACCACCTGCACGCGCCCGCGCCGGTCTGCGCCTTGCGGGAGGACCATCCCTTTTTGCTGCCTTGCGTGACCCTCACGGTGGAAGGCGCGGCCCTGGGCGTCATGGGCCGGGTCCGGCCCGGCATGGCGGCGGAATACCACGCCCGCAAGGAAGTCTGGCTGGCCGAAATCGACCTGGAGGTTCTGCGCCGCCTGCACGACGCGGTGCAACTGCGCTTCCGCAGCCTGCCCGTGTTTCCACCCGTGCGGCGCGACATCACGGTGGCCGCCGGCCCAGGCCTCACGGTAGGGGCCGTGCTGGAGCACATCAGGGGGCTCAACCGGCCGCTGCTGGCGGACGCGACCCTGGGGGACTGCTTTGAGCCGCCCGTGGCGCAGGACGCAACGCCTGTGCGGCACCTCACCTTCCGCCTGACTTTTCGTCATGCGCAGCGTACGTTAAAGGATACAGAGGTAGACAAAGAGCGGGAACTCGTGGCAGAATCACTACGACGCGCATTTGATGTGCGCGTCTGATCCAGCAGTCCGCATCCCGCCGTTCGCGCGTTCCTGACTCCGCGCGGGCGGCAGGGGTGCGGCGTTGTCGGCGTCCGGGGGACAAGATGGAGGAAAAGACGTCCGGGAAGACTTACCGCATCGGCGAAGCGGCGGAATTGCTCCACCTCAAAACCCATGTGCTGCGCTTCTGGGAAACGGAATTTTCTCAGCTGGCTCCCATCCGTACGGACAAGGGCCAGCGCCTGTATACTGAAGAACACCTGGCCCTGCTGCGGCGCATCCAGCAATTGCTGCACGAGCAGGGCATGACTATTGAAGGCGCGCGGCGCGTGCTGCAGGGCAGCGCCGTGTTGGACGAAACCCTGCCCCAGCGCGTGGCCGCCGTGCCGGACCCGGAATTTATGCGTGGGCTCAAACGCCAGCTGTTGTCCCTGCGGCGTCTGCTCAGCGGGCAGTAAGAAGCGGGCGCGGCCCGCAGCCCGCACAAGGCGGAGAGCCAAGGCATGATCCTTTCACCTTCTCTGTTGTCGGCGGATTTCGCCCGTCTGGCCGAGGAATTGGCCGCGCTGGAAGCCGCCGGTCTTACCTGGCTGCACCTGGACGTCATGGACGGGGCCTTTGTGCCCAACATTACCTTTGGTCCCCCGCTCATCAAGGCCCTGCGCCCCCTGAGCGGGCTTTTTTTTGACGTGCACCTCATGGTGGAAGACCCCTCGCGCCATCTGGCGGCCTTTGCGGAAGCCGGAGCAGATATGCTGGTGGTCCACGCCGAGGCCGACCACCACTTGCAGCGCACCCTTGACGCCATCCGCGCCCTGGGCTGCAAGGCGGGCGTGGCCCTCAATCCCGGCACGGATGTGAATGCCGTGCGCTGGCTTGTCGCTGACCTTGATATGCTGCTGATCATGAGCGTGAACCCCGGCTTTTCCGGCCAGGCCTTCATCCCGGCCAGCTTTGCCAAGCTCCGCGCGGCCCGCAGGCTGCTGGACGAAAACGGCGGGGGCAACGTCCTCATTCAGGTGGACGGCGGGGTCTGCCCCGAAAACGCCGGCGCTCTGGTGGCGGCCGGGGCCGATGTGCTGGTTTCCGGTTCGGCATTTTTCGGTCACAAGCCCTATGGCGCGCGCCTGGCGGCCTTTGCCGCGGCCTGCGCGGCAAGCGGCGTCCGCCCCGGCCTTTGGGCCGCCACGGCCTGGAAACCGCAGTAGGGCACGCCTCGGCGTTGTTTGTGGGCCCCGCCGCGCGCCGCAGTGGGCGCGCCGTAAATTTGATAATGCCTATTCTCAAAGGTATCTGTTCCAAGGACCGCCGCAGGGCTGCGGCAGCTTGGCCGCCTTTCCCCATCCTCAAAAAACAACAGTGAAGGAACCGTTTCATGCCCACCCGCAGACAGTGCGCCAATGCTCTCCGTATCCTGGCCGTGGACGCCATTGAAAAAGCCCGTTCCGGGCACCCCGGCGCGCCGCTGGGCATGGCCGACATGGCCGAGGCTCTCTGGCGGCACGTGCTTCGGCATAATCCCGCCAATCCCCGCTGGCCCGACCGGGACCGTTTTGTGCTTTCCAACGGGCACGCCTCCATGCTGCTCTACGGCCTGTTGCATTTGTCCGGCTATGACCTGCCGCTGGAAGAGATTGAAAATTTTCGTCAGTGGGGTTCCAAGGCTGCGGGGCACCCGGAATATGACCTGGATATGGGCGTGGAGATGACCACCGGCCCGCTGGGCCAGGGGTTGGCCTCGGCCGTGGGCATGGCCCTGGCCGAACGCCTGTTGGCCGCGCGCTACAACACGCCGGAACACGCCGTGGTGGACCACCGTACCTACGCCTTTGCCGGCGACGGCTGCCTGATGGAGGGCGTGTCTTACGAGGCCTGCTCCCTGGCCGGCACCTGGGGGCTGGGCAGGCTCATCGTGTTCTACGATGCCAACGGCATTTCCATTGACGGCAAGGTGGACGGCTGGTTTACAGAGAACGTGGCCGGGCGCTTCACGGCCTGCGGCTGGCAGGTACTGGGCCCGCTGGACGGACACGACGCCGCGGCGCTGGACGCGGCTCTGGCCGCAGCTCATGCGGATGAAGGCAGGCCCAGCCTGATCATCTGCCGTACGCACATCGGCTATGGTTCGCCCAAGGCGGATTCCGCCGCCTGCCACGGTTCGCCCCTGGGGGCCGAGGGCGTGGCCGCCGTGCGCCAGGCTCTGCAGTGGACGGAACCGCCCTTTGTCATTCCGCAGGACATCCGCGCCGCCTGGGACGCGCACGAGCGCGGACAGGCCCTGGAAGCCGCCTGGCAGAGCAAATTTGAAGCCTACCGCGCGGCCCACCCCGGCCTGGCCGCCGAATTTGAGCGCCGCGTGCGCGGCGAACTGCCCGCAGATTGGGCCGACACGGCCCGCCGCCTGGTGGAAGAGGCCCTGAACGCGCGGGAAGATCTGGCCACCCGCGTGGCCTCGCGCAAAACCCTGGAAACGCTGGTGCCGCGTCTGCCGGAGCTTCTGGGCGGCTCCGCCGACCTCACGGGTTCCGTGGGCACGCTTACGGCCGCGTCCACGCGGCTCAACCCGCCGGCCCTGACGGGCAACTATATTTCTTATGGCGTGCGGGAATTCGGCATGAGCGCCATTATGAACGGCCTGGCCCTGCACGGCGGCTTTATCCCCTATGCGGGCACCTTCCTTTCCTTTGCGGATCAGGCCAAGAACGCACTGCGTCTGGCGGCGCTCATGGGCGTGCGGGCCGTGTGGGTATTTACCCATGATTCCATTGGCGTGGGCGAGGACGGCCCGACCCACCAGCCCGTGGAGCAGCTCAATATGCTGCGCGCCACGCCCGGCCTGCACGTCTGGCGGCCCTGTGATACGGTGGAAACCGCCGTGGCCTGGCGCAGCGCGCTGGAAAGCCCCTGCCCCAGCGTGCTTTCGCTCTCGCGCCAGACCTTGCCCTTCTGCCCCAGAGATGCGGAGCAGGTGGCGGCCATTGCCCGGGGCGGCTATGTGCTGCGCCACTGCGCGGGCACGCCGGAACTTATTTTGCTGGCCACGGGCTCGGAAGTGGGCCTGGCGCTGGCGGCGGCAACGCAGCTGGAGGCCGAAGGCCGCCGGGTGCGCGTGGTTTCCCTGCCCTGTGCGGAACTTTTTGACGCCCAGGACGCGGATTATAAAGAAAGCGTGCTGCCCCGCGCCGTGCGCGCCCGCATCGCCATTGAGGCGGCGGCCGTGGATTGGTGGCGCAAGTATGTGGGCCTGGACGGCGCGGTGCTGGGCATGGAGCGCTTCGGCGCTTCCGCACCGGGCAAGGTGGTTTTTGAGCGTCTGGGCTTTACTGTGCCGCATGTGCTGCGCTTGGTGCAATCCTTGTTGCCCTAGGCGCTGATAACGACGTCCCGCGCGGCGGGACGCTTGTTTTTATAGAGAATTTCAACGGACCGGAGGGCGCAGATGCCGATCAGAAAGATGCAGGATGTGGACCTGGCGGGCAAAACCGTGGTTATTCGCGAGGATCTCAACGTGCCCATGAAGGACGGGGGCGTCAGCAACGACAAGCGCATCCGCGCGGCCCTGCCCACCATCCGCCTGGCGCTGGAAAAAGGCGCGGGTGTGGTGCTGCTGTCGCACCTGGGGCGGCCCACGGAAGGGCAGTTTGAAGAGCAGTTCTCCCTCAAGCCCGTGGCGGCCAGACTTGCCGAACTGCTGGAACGCCCCGTGCGCCTGGCCCCCACGTTTGCGGAAGCCACGGCCGCACCGGGGGAAGTGACCTTGCTGGAAAACGTACGTTTTCTCAAGGGCGAGAAAAAGAATGATGCCGCACTGGCCGCCCGCCTGGCTGGCCTGGGCCAGGTCTACGTCATGGACGCTTTTGGCGCGGCCCACCGGGCCCACGCCTCCACCGAAGGGGCGGTGCGCGCGGCGCAGACGGCCTGCGCCGGGCCTCTGCTGCAGGCGGAGCTGGAGGCCTTCGGCAAGGTGCTGGACAATCCGGCCCGGCCCCTGGTGGCCATTATCGGCGGCTCCAAGGTCAGCTCCAAGCTGGGCCTGCTGGAAAACCTGCTCAACACCGTGGACGTGCTTATGGTGGGCGGCGGCATTGCCAATACCTTTCTGGCCGCCGCCGGGTATATGGTGGGCAAGAGCCTTTGTGAGGAAGACCTGGTGCCCGAAGCCAAAAAGATTATGGAGCAGGCCAAGACCCTGAACAAAGAATTGCCCCTGCCCGTGGACGTGGTCACTGCCGAAGAGCTGGCCCCCGGCCGGCAGACTGGCGTTCACGCCGTGGGCGACGTGCCCCCGGATCAGATGATTCTGGATATCGGGCCGGAAACCGTGTCTGCCTATGAAAAACTGCTTGCCAAAGCCGCCACCGTGGTCTGGAACGGCCCTGTGGGCGCTTTTGAAACGGACCCCTTCGGGCAGGGCACCAAGGCTCTGGCCAATTTTTTGGCCGGAGGCAAGGCCTTTGTGGTAGTGGGCGGCGGCGACTCTGTGGCGGCCGTGGAAAAATACGGCCTGGCCGACAAAATGGGCTATATTTCCACCGGCGGCGGCGCTTCCCTGGAACTGCTGGAAGGCAAAACCCTGCCCGCCGTGGCCGCCCTGGAAGCCGTGTCGTAAATTTTGTCCTTTTGTGGGGGCTTCTCCTTGTGGGGGTTTCTCCACAGGACAGGGCCACCAGATAACGCTGCAAGGCGGCGGTGGGGAGACTTTGCCCCCACCGCCGCCCTGCAGCGTTATGTTTTTTGTGCGCGTGCGCACAGCCGCAGAGCCAGGCGGCGGACGGCGGGGTCGGGTTCGGCCGCGGCGTTCTGCCAGTGGGCGGCGGCATGGGCCTGCAGGCGGGCCAGCACGTCCAGGGCTTCCTCCGCGCCGTCCACCCAGGCGGTCACCGCGCCGTGCAGCATAAGGCCCGTCCCTTCCAGCGGCCCGCGGATGCCCAGCACGGGCACGCCTGTGCCGGCGGCCAGCCCCACCTCCACGCCCGCGTCCTGTCCGGACGCGCCGTAATAGATCACCAGGTCCGCCGTCAGGCAGGCGTCCCGGCAGAAGGCGTAGACCTGTCCGCCGTCCTGATCTGTATCCATCCAGATGCGCCGTTCCAGAGGCGTGAGCCCCGGCGGGGGCGCGGCTTTTTCCGTCCAGTCCAGCAGGCGGCAGCCCAGGGCCCGCAATTCGCGCCCCAGCAGCCGGACGCCGTGCTTGTGCTTGAAGGAAGCCGCCACATACACTGTTAACATGGGATTTTCTCTTGTCAGGGGGTTTTGACAAATCCGGCCGTGTTACCATTCCGGCAAAAAGGCGCGGCAGGCATAATATTGGGGAATGCGCAGCAGTTCGCCCAGGGGCAGGGCCAGGTAGTGGGCGAGGAGGCAGCGGATGACCCCGGCGTGGCTGATCAGCAGAAGCGTGCCTTCCGGGCAGCGCGTGCGCCAGCGGCCCACGGCCCGAAGGGCGCGGGCCTGGACCTGGGCAAAGCTCTCGCCCCCCGGCGGGGCGTAGTGGGCCAGCTGCGCCCCGCGGGCCTCCCACGCGCCGGGGAAGCGGGCGGCGATTTCAGCCCTGGTCAGCCCCTCCCAGCAGCCCAAAGAAATTTCGCGCAAATCCGGTTCCGTATGGAGGGGCGGGGGCGTGCCGGGCCAGGGGGCGGCAGCCAGAAGCAGAGCGGCGCTTTCCTGACAGCGCTGTAAATCTGAACAGACCACAGCCTGCACGGCGCGGGCCAAGGCCGGAGGCATTTCCCGCCCCAGGGCGCTGGCCTGGGCCCGGCCCCAGGGGCTGAGGGGAATGGCGCGCGCGCCCACCATACGGCGTTGCGGGTTGGCGGGCAGGGAGCCGTGACGGATAAGCCAGACGCCCTTCATGCCGGGGCCTTGGGCGAAGCCCCGCGTCCAGTGGCCGCGGCGGACGTTCCTTTTGCCGTTGTGCGGTCGGCGGGATTTGTTTGCGCCTTACCCGTGTGGGGCATGTCCGCCTGGGGCCCTTCCGTTGGCATTTTGTCTGCTTCGGGTTTGTCCGCCGGGGAAGTCTTTGCCGGAGTCGTGTCCTGTGGCCTGTCCTCCAGGGCCAGGGTCTGCTGTGCCACGGCGGCGGGGGCGCGGCCCAGTTCTCGGGCCAGACGCGCTTCCAGCGCCTTGGCCCGGCCCAGACGGCCGACAATGGCGGCGCAGGCTTCCGCGTCCTGGGCAAAGACCTCCAGCTTCTGGCCAAAGCGCTGCGCCACGGGCACGAATTGCCCGCCCCAGCAGTATTTGTCCGCCAGATAGACCAGTTCACGTTCACTGACGGGCTGGTCGTCGGGGAGGCTGAGGTCGCGGTGGTCGCGCACCAGGGCCGCCAGATGGGGCAGGTCCAGAGCTTCCAGCAGGGCGGCCCCGGCAGCTTCGTGGTGGGGCTGGCCTTTGGCGATATCGTGCACCAGACCACCGGCGCAGGCCAGTTCCGGGTCCAGGGCGGGGGTCTGGGCCGCACCCGGCGCACGGGGGACAGCGGTCTGGTCCGGGTTTGCAGCCATGCGCGCAGCCCGGCCCAAAGCCTCGGCCAGGGCGCGGGCCACGGCGCCCACCGCGCGGGCGTGACG
The sequence above is a segment of the Desulfovibrio legallii genome. Coding sequences within it:
- a CDS encoding MerR family transcriptional regulator; translated protein: MEEKTSGKTYRIGEAAELLHLKTHVLRFWETEFSQLAPIRTDKGQRLYTEEHLALLRRIQQLLHEQGMTIEGARRVLQGSAVLDETLPQRVAAVPDPEFMRGLKRQLLSLRRLLSGQ
- the rpe gene encoding ribulose-phosphate 3-epimerase — translated: MILSPSLLSADFARLAEELAALEAAGLTWLHLDVMDGAFVPNITFGPPLIKALRPLSGLFFDVHLMVEDPSRHLAAFAEAGADMLVVHAEADHHLQRTLDAIRALGCKAGVALNPGTDVNAVRWLVADLDMLLIMSVNPGFSGQAFIPASFAKLRAARRLLDENGGGNVLIQVDGGVCPENAGALVAAGADVLVSGSAFFGHKPYGARLAAFAAACAASGVRPGLWAATAWKPQ
- the tkt gene encoding transketolase; amino-acid sequence: MPTRRQCANALRILAVDAIEKARSGHPGAPLGMADMAEALWRHVLRHNPANPRWPDRDRFVLSNGHASMLLYGLLHLSGYDLPLEEIENFRQWGSKAAGHPEYDLDMGVEMTTGPLGQGLASAVGMALAERLLAARYNTPEHAVVDHRTYAFAGDGCLMEGVSYEACSLAGTWGLGRLIVFYDANGISIDGKVDGWFTENVAGRFTACGWQVLGPLDGHDAAALDAALAAAHADEGRPSLIICRTHIGYGSPKADSAACHGSPLGAEGVAAVRQALQWTEPPFVIPQDIRAAWDAHERGQALEAAWQSKFEAYRAAHPGLAAEFERRVRGELPADWADTARRLVEEALNAREDLATRVASRKTLETLVPRLPELLGGSADLTGSVGTLTAASTRLNPPALTGNYISYGVREFGMSAIMNGLALHGGFIPYAGTFLSFADQAKNALRLAALMGVRAVWVFTHDSIGVGEDGPTHQPVEQLNMLRATPGLHVWRPCDTVETAVAWRSALESPCPSVLSLSRQTLPFCPRDAEQVAAIARGGYVLRHCAGTPELILLATGSEVGLALAAATQLEAEGRRVRVVSLPCAELFDAQDADYKESVLPRAVRARIAIEAAAVDWWRKYVGLDGAVLGMERFGASAPGKVVFERLGFTVPHVLRLVQSLLP
- a CDS encoding phosphoglycerate kinase, translated to MPIRKMQDVDLAGKTVVIREDLNVPMKDGGVSNDKRIRAALPTIRLALEKGAGVVLLSHLGRPTEGQFEEQFSLKPVAARLAELLERPVRLAPTFAEATAAPGEVTLLENVRFLKGEKKNDAALAARLAGLGQVYVMDAFGAAHRAHASTEGAVRAAQTACAGPLLQAELEAFGKVLDNPARPLVAIIGGSKVSSKLGLLENLLNTVDVLMVGGGIANTFLAAAGYMVGKSLCEEDLVPEAKKIMEQAKTLNKELPLPVDVVTAEELAPGRQTGVHAVGDVPPDQMILDIGPETVSAYEKLLAKAATVVWNGPVGAFETDPFGQGTKALANFLAGGKAFVVVGGGDSVAAVEKYGLADKMGYISTGGGASLELLEGKTLPAVAALEAVS
- a CDS encoding translation initiation factor 2 translates to MLTVYVAASFKHKHGVRLLGRELRALGCRLLDWTEKAAPPPGLTPLERRIWMDTDQDGGQVYAFCRDACLTADLVIYYGASGQDAGVEVGLAAGTGVPVLGIRGPLEGTGLMLHGAVTAWVDGAEEALDVLARLQAHAAAHWQNAAAEPDPAVRRLALRLCARAQKT
- a CDS encoding histidine phosphatase family protein; protein product: MKGVWLIRHGSLPANPQRRMVGARAIPLSPWGRAQASALGREMPPALARAVQAVVCSDLQRCQESAALLLAAAPWPGTPPPLHTEPDLREISLGCWEGLTRAEIAARFPGAWEARGAQLAHYAPPGGESFAQVQARALRAVGRWRTRCPEGTLLLISHAGVIRCLLAHYLALPLGELLRIPQYYACRAFLPEW
- a CDS encoding DVU_1551 family NTP transferase; this translates as MEGTERPARALILAAGEARRMGRVKALLPLPCPAEGKKIEAQSALALLVGTFRRAGITDITVVTGWHAHVVEPAAKALGLAVARNPAPERGMFSSVQTGLQALLAAHGQGPVLVNPVDVPLVRSLTLRALLEAAAQTPDTVLLPVFAGQEGHPPCIPAAALPALAAYAGPDGLRGALAALPCRRLSVPDAAMLEDMDRPEDYARLQRLALRRAALSPAEALELLRLRAVPEKGLRHARAVGAVARALAEALGRAARMAANPDQTAVPRAPGAAQTPALDPELACAGGLVHDIAKGQPHHEAAGAALLEALDLPHLAALVRDHRDLSLPDDQPVSERELVYLADKYCWGGQFVPVAQRFGQKLEVFAQDAEACAAIVGRLGRAKALEARLARELGRAPAAVAQQTLALEDRPQDTTPAKTSPADKPEADKMPTEGPQADMPHTGKAQTNPADRTTAKGTSAAATGRGASPKAPA